In Deltaproteobacteria bacterium, a single genomic region encodes these proteins:
- a CDS encoding LLM class flavin-dependent oxidoreductase produces MDFGICVLAKPATCAQQAKLAEESGFTHVWISDTQMMAGDPYICLALAAQATTRVKLCTGVAIVGTRIAPVTANSIATLNQLAPGRIVLGLGAGNSAWRAMGMAPRSLRELRDHVRVARGLLRGEEVEYQHGADRKTIRFFHQEHGFMNTRDAVPIHIAANAPKAMELAGEIGDGFITSRTNSLAGWREAWSRVQQGAVRAGKDPSALYTTMLTTACLLRPGETYDSPRVKAEAGPWAMLAMHALYERVQNPTAAAEAIRPIFSEYAAFVDQERQRHGERYHLHLHDGHGLYLQSAEERFVTADVIRATTMTSTPDELIKRLKELEAAGVKQVAFLPALGTFEEFVREFAEKVLARMYNPSSTFSHLSF; encoded by the coding sequence ATGGACTTCGGTATCTGTGTCTTGGCCAAACCCGCGACCTGCGCCCAGCAAGCAAAACTCGCGGAAGAGAGCGGGTTCACCCACGTCTGGATCAGCGACACGCAAATGATGGCCGGCGACCCGTATATTTGTCTGGCGCTGGCCGCGCAAGCCACGACCCGAGTCAAACTGTGCACCGGCGTCGCTATCGTCGGGACGCGCATCGCTCCGGTCACCGCCAATTCCATCGCCACGCTCAACCAGCTCGCGCCGGGTCGCATCGTTCTCGGCCTCGGTGCCGGGAATAGCGCCTGGCGAGCCATGGGCATGGCACCACGCTCGTTGCGAGAACTCCGCGACCACGTGCGTGTTGCACGCGGTCTCTTACGAGGAGAAGAGGTGGAATACCAGCATGGCGCGGACCGCAAGACGATCCGCTTCTTTCACCAAGAGCATGGCTTCATGAATACTCGTGACGCGGTGCCGATCCATATCGCCGCCAATGCTCCCAAAGCTATGGAACTGGCTGGAGAGATCGGCGATGGATTTATCACTTCGCGCACCAACTCTTTGGCGGGCTGGCGCGAGGCGTGGAGCCGTGTCCAACAGGGTGCCGTCCGCGCCGGCAAAGATCCCTCCGCCTTGTACACCACCATGCTCACCACCGCCTGCTTATTACGCCCGGGAGAGACCTACGACTCTCCGCGCGTCAAAGCCGAGGCCGGACCATGGGCGATGCTGGCGATGCACGCCCTCTACGAACGGGTGCAAAACCCCACCGCCGCTGCCGAAGCGATTCGTCCGATCTTCTCCGAGTACGCTGCCTTCGTCGATCAAGAACGCCAACGCCACGGCGAGCGCTATCATTTACACCTTCACGATGGCCACGGCTTATATCTGCAATCCGCAGAAGAGCGGTTTGTCACTGCGGATGTCATCCGTGCGACCACGATGACATCCACACCGGACGAGTTGATTAAGCGACTCAAAGAACTCGAAGCGGCAGGAGTCAAGCAAGTCGCGTTTCTCCCGGCGCTAGGCACGTTCGAAGAGTTTGTACGTGAGTTTGCGGAGAAAGTCCTCGCTCGGATGTATAACCCCTCCTCAACCTTCTCACATTTGTCATTCTGA
- a CDS encoding xanthine dehydrogenase family protein molybdopterin-binding subunit, giving the protein MEVQERKFKVVGTRPIRHDGVDKVTGRAKYGADISLPGLLHGKVLRSPHAHARIKSIDASAALALPGVKAVITSADFPKLKSGVVAMGELPMNPLYLSMNLMAHDKALYDGHAVAAVAATSPHIAEEALNLIKVEYEVLPHVQHVLAAMKDDAPILLPGLRTSGTPEKSDKQTNVASQVRFARGDLEAGFKAADVVVEHEFDTAMVHQGYIEPHNAVAQYNSDGQTTIWTSTQGAFTARDQCALALDIPASSIKVVPAEIGGGFGGKIPIYLEPLALLLSKKTGKPVKLVMSRGEVLRATGPTSGAHMRVKMGANKAGKITAAQIWMAYEAGAFPGSPVGAGSMTVLAPYDLENLQIDGLDVVVNRPKTAAYRAPGATTSAMGAETVIDELADKLGIDPIEMRRINGAKEGTAQPAGPKFLRIGYLETLDAIKNSAHYKAPLQKVDGKLVGRGVASGFWFNAGFQSSATVNINSDGTANVVTGSTDIGGTRTSCAMIAAEVLGLKAEDVHPVVADTESIGHTDMTGGSRVTFATGYAVYEAAQDAVNQLKQRAAVLWKAKPEEVAYQDGVVSHTANGQESLTLKELAAKLPRAGGPVTGRASVNPRGVGPAFATHVVDVAVDPETGKVDILRYTATQDVGKAVHPSYVEGQVQGAVAQGVGWALNEEYYYDEKGTLRNSGFLDYRMPTCLDVPMIETILIEVPNPGHPIGVRGVGEVPIVPPPAAIANAIAHAVGVRMTELPMSPAKVCKAMAEKQ; this is encoded by the coding sequence ATGGAAGTACAAGAGCGCAAATTTAAGGTCGTCGGCACCCGCCCCATCCGGCATGATGGAGTCGACAAAGTGACCGGGCGGGCCAAGTACGGCGCGGATATCAGCCTACCGGGTCTGCTGCATGGCAAGGTATTGCGTAGCCCCCATGCCCACGCGCGGATCAAATCGATCGACGCGTCGGCGGCGTTGGCGTTGCCGGGGGTGAAAGCGGTCATCACGAGCGCAGATTTCCCCAAGCTCAAGTCCGGCGTCGTGGCCATGGGCGAGCTGCCTATGAATCCCCTGTATCTGTCCATGAATCTTATGGCGCATGACAAGGCGCTCTACGATGGACACGCCGTGGCGGCGGTGGCGGCGACCAGTCCGCACATTGCCGAGGAAGCCCTCAATCTCATCAAGGTCGAGTATGAAGTGCTTCCCCATGTGCAGCATGTCCTTGCTGCTATGAAAGACGATGCACCCATTTTGCTACCAGGGTTGCGCACGAGTGGGACGCCGGAGAAGAGCGATAAGCAAACGAACGTAGCGAGTCAGGTGCGCTTTGCCCGTGGCGACCTAGAAGCCGGATTCAAAGCGGCGGATGTGGTGGTTGAGCACGAGTTCGATACCGCTATGGTGCATCAGGGATATATCGAGCCACATAATGCCGTGGCGCAATACAACTCCGACGGTCAAACCACCATCTGGACGAGCACGCAAGGCGCCTTCACCGCGCGCGATCAGTGCGCTCTAGCTTTGGATATCCCGGCCAGTTCCATCAAAGTCGTACCAGCGGAAATTGGCGGTGGCTTCGGTGGGAAAATTCCTATCTATCTTGAACCCTTGGCCCTCCTGCTCTCGAAGAAGACTGGCAAGCCAGTCAAATTAGTGATGAGCCGGGGCGAGGTGTTGCGCGCGACTGGGCCGACCTCTGGCGCACATATGCGCGTTAAGATGGGAGCGAACAAAGCCGGGAAGATTACCGCCGCGCAAATCTGGATGGCGTACGAGGCTGGCGCTTTTCCCGGTTCGCCAGTTGGTGCCGGCAGTATGACCGTGCTGGCGCCGTACGATTTAGAAAATCTCCAGATCGATGGCCTTGATGTCGTGGTCAATCGACCCAAGACTGCGGCCTACCGCGCACCTGGGGCCACCACTTCCGCGATGGGTGCCGAAACGGTGATTGACGAGCTGGCGGACAAGCTGGGCATCGATCCGATCGAGATGCGACGCATCAACGGAGCGAAAGAAGGCACGGCGCAACCGGCTGGGCCAAAGTTCCTACGCATCGGCTATCTTGAAACGCTCGATGCGATCAAAAACAGCGCGCATTATAAAGCGCCGCTCCAGAAGGTCGATGGCAAGTTGGTAGGCCGAGGCGTGGCGTCCGGTTTCTGGTTCAATGCCGGCTTCCAGTCGAGTGCGACCGTCAACATCAACTCGGATGGCACGGCCAACGTCGTGACGGGCTCGACCGATATCGGCGGAACCCGCACCTCATGCGCGATGATCGCTGCCGAAGTGCTAGGCCTCAAAGCGGAAGACGTTCATCCGGTCGTTGCCGATACGGAGTCGATCGGTCATACGGACATGACCGGCGGCAGCCGCGTCACTTTTGCCACTGGTTATGCGGTCTATGAGGCGGCCCAGGATGCGGTCAATCAACTGAAGCAACGTGCGGCAGTCCTCTGGAAAGCCAAACCTGAAGAGGTCGCTTATCAAGATGGCGTCGTGTCGCATACGGCCAATGGTCAGGAGTCGCTGACCCTGAAGGAATTGGCGGCAAAACTCCCCCGCGCCGGTGGTCCCGTGACTGGGAGGGCTTCAGTCAACCCACGCGGCGTTGGTCCTGCCTTTGCCACCCATGTCGTCGATGTCGCGGTCGATCCAGAGACCGGCAAGGTCGATATCTTGCGCTACACTGCCACCCAGGATGTTGGCAAGGCTGTCCATCCGAGCTACGTCGAAGGACAAGTGCAGGGAGCCGTCGCTCAAGGCGTGGGCTGGGCGTTGAATGAGGAATACTACTACGATGAGAAAGGGACCTTGCGGAACTCCGGTTTTCTCGATTACCGGATGCCGACCTGTTTGGACGTGCCGATGATCGAGACCATCCTGATCGAAGTGCCGAATCCGGGCCATCCGATTGGCGTGCGCGGCGTTGGTGAGGTGCCGATCGTTCCGCCACCGGCGGCCATTGCCAATGCGATCGCTCATGCCGTTGGCGTGCGCATGACGGAATTGCCCATGTCGCCAGCGAAGGTCTGTAAGGCGATGGCGGAGAAACAATAG
- a CDS encoding CoA pyrophosphatase yields the protein MTQRKIAHIRHKLAHHQPEPPSIEATSRAAVAMILKPQEHDLHMLFIHRAHHPQDPWSGHMAFPGGRQDPEDLDLSFTIYRETKEEVGIDLNLHSEFLGRMTELQAMARGRPISMTVAPFIYFASPHVTPDPDPVEVQDTIWVPLSFMERQGVERIVSRPTPDGSTMQVPALEYGGKTIWGLTYRMLREFLAIIE from the coding sequence ATGACACAGAGAAAAATCGCACATATTCGCCACAAGCTCGCGCACCACCAGCCCGAGCCGCCGTCAATCGAGGCGACCTCGCGCGCCGCCGTGGCCATGATCCTCAAACCACAAGAACACGACCTCCACATGCTCTTCATCCACCGTGCCCATCACCCTCAAGATCCGTGGTCCGGGCATATGGCGTTTCCAGGCGGGCGACAAGATCCGGAGGACCTCGACTTGAGTTTTACGATTTATCGGGAAACGAAAGAAGAGGTGGGGATCGACCTCAATCTGCACAGCGAATTCTTAGGGCGCATGACCGAACTTCAGGCCATGGCGCGTGGCCGTCCGATTAGCATGACGGTGGCACCCTTCATTTACTTCGCTTCTCCCCATGTGACACCAGATCCCGACCCCGTCGAGGTGCAAGACACGATCTGGGTGCCGCTGTCGTTCATGGAACGACAAGGGGTCGAACGGATCGTCTCGCGTCCGACCCCGGATGGGTCGACGATGCAAGTCCCGGCGCTCGAGTACGGCGGGAAAACGATCTGGGGGCTGACCTACCGCATGCTGCGCGAGTTTTTGGCGATTATCGAGTAG
- a CDS encoding pyridoxamine 5'-phosphate oxidase family protein has product MALSGVLAWHPEVAMTKEEIDEFLSGRWIARLATNGKDGYPHLAPLWYYWDGECIYFALTETRQSCKNLRRDPRCSVVIDMDERPLMGMRSNLAKAVVIFGNAELVGVGSDQKVTINAGPWQGEHTPGQAIAMLTNRYGIFARDGGLGMTREAFRDMFTQPDAQDSQIFKDNVGRVFTKITPTKIQAWDFSKSPIEYR; this is encoded by the coding sequence ATGGCTCTCAGCGGCGTCTTGGCATGGCATCCGGAAGTGGCAATGACAAAAGAAGAGATCGACGAGTTTCTTTCGGGCCGCTGGATCGCACGCCTCGCCACCAATGGCAAAGACGGGTACCCGCATCTCGCGCCCTTGTGGTACTACTGGGACGGCGAGTGCATTTATTTCGCGCTGACAGAAACCCGCCAGTCGTGCAAAAATCTTCGCCGTGACCCACGTTGCTCCGTCGTGATCGACATGGACGAGCGTCCGCTGATGGGCATGCGGAGCAATCTCGCTAAAGCTGTGGTCATCTTCGGCAACGCCGAATTGGTGGGAGTCGGGTCCGACCAGAAAGTCACCATTAACGCCGGACCGTGGCAAGGCGAGCATACGCCCGGGCAAGCTATCGCCATGCTCACCAACCGCTACGGCATTTTCGCCCGCGATGGCGGCTTAGGCATGACGCGCGAAGCCTTCCGCGACATGTTCACCCAACCAGACGCGCAAGACAGCCAGATTTTCAAAGACAATGTCGGGCGAGTGTTTACCAAGATCACGCCGACGAAGATCCAAGCCTGGGACTTCTCCAAGTCGCCGATCGAGTATCGGTAA
- a CDS encoding MoaD/ThiS family protein yields MATVFIPALFRKLSGGKDRTQATGTTLREVIDDLERQFPGFRERVVEHGDLAGSVAVSIDGEVITGGLSESVLVNSEIHFVPAIAGG; encoded by the coding sequence ATGGCCACCGTTTTTATTCCCGCTTTATTCCGTAAGTTGAGCGGAGGAAAAGACCGCACGCAGGCTACTGGAACGACGCTTAGAGAGGTCATCGACGACCTTGAGCGTCAGTTCCCCGGTTTTCGCGAACGTGTAGTCGAGCATGGGGATTTAGCCGGATCGGTCGCCGTGTCGATCGACGGTGAAGTTATTACCGGCGGATTGTCGGAATCGGTCCTAGTCAATAGTGAAATCCATTTTGTCCCTGCTATCGCGGGGGGATAA
- a CDS encoding (2Fe-2S)-binding protein, with amino-acid sequence MSGKVQVETTLNGESVEFLCEPRQSLLEVLRDVLGFTGTKEGCLTGDCGACSVVLDGRLVCSCLVFGPEANGKTVETVEGMAKGSMLHPLQQKFLEHAALQCGICTPGFLVAAKVLLDKNPNPTEHEVRYALAGNLCRCTGYDKIVRAVLDAAVVMQGR; translated from the coding sequence ATGTCAGGAAAAGTACAGGTTGAAACAACACTCAATGGAGAGTCGGTTGAGTTCCTCTGCGAGCCGCGTCAAAGCTTACTCGAAGTGCTGCGGGATGTATTAGGATTCACTGGCACTAAAGAAGGCTGCTTGACTGGTGACTGCGGCGCGTGCAGCGTGGTCCTCGATGGTCGCTTGGTTTGCTCGTGCCTCGTATTCGGGCCGGAAGCGAATGGCAAAACAGTCGAAACTGTGGAAGGGATGGCGAAAGGGAGTATGTTGCATCCGCTGCAACAAAAATTCCTCGAACATGCTGCGTTGCAATGCGGTATCTGTACTCCGGGATTTCTAGTGGCGGCAAAAGTGCTGCTGGATAAGAACCCCAATCCGACGGAACATGAAGTCCGTTATGCATTGGCGGGCAACCTGTGTCGGTGTACCGGCTACGATAAAATCGTGCGTGCGGTGTTAGATGCCGCCGTCGTCATGCAAGGGAGGTAA
- a CDS encoding xanthine dehydrogenase family protein molybdopterin-binding subunit codes for MESQQEYKFKVIGTRPIRHDGVDKVTGRAKYGADISLPGMLHGKVLRSPHAHARIKSIDTSAALSLPGVKAVITGADFPEVPPELVQVGENFINVRNLSINIMARSKVLYDGHALAAVAATSPHIAEEALNLIKVEYEPLPHVQNVLEAMKDDAPILHPDLRTGGTPEKNDTQTNVANQVRFARGDLEAGFTAADVIAEREFDSAMVHQGYIEPHNAVAQYNQDGRGTIWVSTQGSFAIRELTGHILQMNRGDIKVVPAEIGGGFGGKTTVYLEPLALLLAKMTGRPVKMVMTRNEVLRATGPTSGSHIRVKIGANKEGKITAAQVWMAYEAGAFPGSPVAVGCMTVLAPYDIANLQIDGFDVVLNKPKTAAYRAPGATNAAFATETVIDELVEKLGIDPLEFRRINGAKEGTAQPAGPQFRRIGHLETVEAIKNSPHYQSSPPQSKNGKLCGRGVASGFWINAGFQSTATVSINTDGTANVVTGSPDIGGTRTSCAMIAAEVLGLKAEEVHPVVADTESIGHTDTTGGSRVTFATGYAVYEAAQDAVTLLKQRAATLWKAKPEEVVYLDGIVSCTTNGHESMTLKELAGKLPRAGGPVTGRASMTPRGVGPAFTTHLVDVEVDAETGKVDILRYTAAQDVGKAVHPSYVEGQIQGGVAQGVGWALNEEYFYDENGTMRNTGFLDYRMPTTLDLPMIETILVEVPNPGHPIGIRGVGEVPIVPPPAAIANAIYRAVGVRMTELPMSPPKVCKAMAEKK; via the coding sequence ATGGAATCGCAACAAGAATATAAGTTCAAAGTCATTGGCACCCGTCCGATACGGCATGATGGGGTAGATAAGGTCACCGGTCGCGCCAAATATGGGGCCGATATCAGCCTGCCTGGAATGCTGCACGGTAAAGTGCTGCGCAGTCCCCACGCACATGCGCGCATCAAATCGATCGATACCTCGGCGGCGCTGAGCTTGCCAGGGGTAAAAGCTGTCATTACCGGCGCGGATTTTCCGGAGGTCCCGCCTGAGCTCGTCCAGGTGGGCGAGAATTTCATCAACGTCCGCAATTTGTCCATAAACATTATGGCGCGAAGCAAAGTGCTCTACGATGGACATGCCCTAGCCGCCGTGGCGGCGACCAGCCCGCACATTGCCGAGGAAGCCCTCAACCTCATCAAGGTCGAGTATGAACCATTGCCCCATGTACAGAACGTGCTTGAGGCAATGAAGGACGACGCGCCGATTTTGCATCCGGATCTCCGCACCGGTGGGACACCGGAGAAAAACGATACACAGACGAACGTTGCCAATCAGGTGCGTTTTGCTCGTGGCGATCTTGAGGCCGGCTTCACAGCGGCCGATGTCATTGCCGAGCGCGAGTTCGACTCCGCGATGGTTCACCAAGGATACATCGAACCGCATAACGCCGTCGCGCAATACAATCAGGACGGGCGCGGGACGATTTGGGTGAGCACCCAAGGCTCCTTTGCGATTCGTGAGTTGACTGGACATATCTTGCAAATGAATCGCGGCGATATTAAAGTCGTGCCGGCGGAAATCGGCGGCGGGTTCGGCGGCAAGACCACCGTCTATTTGGAGCCGCTTGCCCTGCTCTTGGCCAAGATGACAGGGAGACCTGTCAAGATGGTGATGACCCGGAATGAGGTTCTACGCGCGACCGGCCCCACTTCGGGTTCGCATATTCGTGTGAAGATCGGAGCGAACAAAGAAGGAAAGATCACGGCGGCGCAGGTATGGATGGCGTACGAAGCCGGCGCTTTTCCCGGGTCACCTGTTGCAGTCGGTTGCATGACTGTGCTGGCCCCGTACGATATTGCCAATCTCCAGATCGACGGCTTCGATGTGGTGCTGAACAAACCCAAGACCGCAGCCTACCGAGCGCCGGGAGCGACCAACGCGGCGTTTGCCACTGAAACGGTGATTGACGAGCTGGTGGAAAAATTGGGCATCGATCCCTTGGAATTCCGCCGAATCAACGGCGCAAAAGAAGGGACGGCCCAACCCGCCGGACCACAATTCCGACGCATCGGACATCTCGAAACGGTTGAAGCCATCAAGAACAGCCCTCATTATCAGTCTTCGCCGCCACAATCGAAGAATGGGAAGTTATGTGGCCGTGGGGTGGCTTCGGGGTTCTGGATTAACGCGGGATTCCAGTCCACGGCGACGGTCAGCATCAACACCGATGGAACGGCGAATGTCGTCACCGGCTCGCCCGATATCGGCGGCACGCGCACCTCATGCGCCATGATTGCTGCCGAGGTGTTGGGTCTCAAGGCGGAAGAGGTCCATCCGGTGGTCGCCGATACCGAATCGATCGGTCACACCGACACCACCGGCGGCAGCCGCGTCACGTTCGCCACTGGTTACGCGGTGTATGAGGCGGCCCAGGATGCGGTGACTCTGCTCAAGCAGCGAGCGGCAACCCTCTGGAAGGCCAAGCCTGAAGAGGTCGTGTATCTAGACGGTATTGTGTCGTGCACGACCAACGGCCACGAGTCGATGACGCTGAAAGAATTAGCGGGAAAACTTCCCCGCGCCGGTGGTCCGGTGACAGGACGGGCGTCGATGACCCCACGTGGCGTGGGGCCGGCCTTTACCACCCATCTCGTTGACGTTGAGGTCGATGCCGAAACCGGCAAGGTCGATATCCTGCGTTATACCGCCGCGCAAGATGTAGGCAAGGCGGTGCATCCCAGTTACGTCGAAGGTCAGATCCAAGGTGGTGTTGCGCAAGGTGTGGGCTGGGCGCTCAACGAAGAGTACTTCTATGACGAAAACGGCACGATGCGGAACACTGGCTTTCTCGACTACCGCATGCCGACGACATTGGACCTACCGATGATTGAGACCATCCTGGTCGAAGTGCCGAACCCGGGCCATCCGATCGGCATTCGTGGTGTCGGTGAAGTACCGATCGTGCCGCCGCCGGCGGCGATTGCCAACGCCATCTATCGTGCGGTGGGGGTGCGTATGACCGAACTTCCCATGTCGCCCCCGAAAGTCTGTAAGGCGATGGCGGAGAAGAAGTAG
- a CDS encoding xanthine dehydrogenase family protein subunit M, with translation MHAITYDSPKSLAQALSLLTTAGEKARVLAGGTDLIIQMRAGVRKPEQIVDLKEIPELQMIAFSSQDGLRLGAAVCCARITEDAVLKQHYPGLVEGAALIGSDQIQSRCSVGGNLCNGSPAADTTPALIALGAQCVIVSAKGTRTVPVEQVVTAPGRTVLQPDEILVEFRIAAPKGHSSDCYQRFIPRNEMDIAVVGVGAAVTVEGGKFTAARIGLGAVAATPLLAKAAGDSLVGKSVSAESIAAAAVLAQQIATPITDMRGTAEYRKHLVGVLTRRVVAEAAERAKAK, from the coding sequence TTGCACGCTATTACATATGACTCCCCAAAGTCGCTGGCTCAGGCTCTGAGTCTGCTTACCACCGCCGGCGAGAAGGCTCGAGTGCTGGCCGGCGGCACGGATCTGATCATTCAGATGCGCGCCGGTGTGAGAAAGCCTGAACAGATCGTTGACCTGAAAGAGATTCCTGAGCTGCAGATGATCGCTTTTAGCTCTCAGGACGGTCTTCGCCTCGGGGCCGCCGTTTGTTGCGCACGGATCACTGAAGACGCTGTCCTCAAGCAGCATTACCCTGGCCTCGTTGAAGGGGCCGCGCTCATCGGCTCTGACCAGATTCAGAGCCGTTGTTCCGTGGGCGGCAACCTGTGCAACGGGTCGCCGGCGGCGGACACGACGCCAGCCTTGATTGCGCTTGGCGCGCAATGCGTCATCGTCAGCGCGAAAGGGACGCGCACCGTTCCTGTCGAGCAGGTCGTGACCGCTCCTGGCCGTACCGTCCTCCAGCCTGACGAAATTCTCGTCGAGTTCCGCATCGCTGCCCCGAAAGGCCATTCTTCCGATTGCTACCAACGGTTCATTCCTCGGAACGAGATGGATATTGCCGTGGTTGGTGTCGGTGCCGCCGTGACTGTGGAAGGCGGGAAGTTTACCGCAGCTCGTATCGGGCTTGGTGCCGTCGCCGCAACGCCCCTGCTGGCAAAAGCCGCTGGAGATTCTCTGGTGGGCAAGTCGGTGAGTGCCGAATCTATCGCTGCTGCAGCGGTGTTAGCGCAGCAAATTGCCACGCCGATTACCGATATGCGCGGCACGGCGGAATATCGCAAACACCTCGTCGGCGTGCTGACGCGCCGTGTGGTGGCGGAAGCGGCGGAGAGAGCAAAAGCGAAGTAG
- a CDS encoding amidohydrolase — MANLRVVSADSHMMEPANLWVERLDKKFRDRAPKVVQNPKKPGLIFVAEDIDPFPVAGGFGAGRSGEELKDHLSKGYEAARPSGWDPVERIKDQEIDGVEAEVLYTTLGMPLFGLNDPDLQRSCFGVYNDWVSEFCSHNPTRLYGISLISLEDIDTGIKELERTAKNGMRGAMIWGSPPEDKPYGSREYDKFWQAASELKMPLSLHVITGKSKESKVNFEQISTFYMNIIHEVQRSLTQLIFGGVLERFPQLTIVSAENDTGWFPHYMYRMDHAYEKFNAMEKNPLPLKPSEYVRRQVWATFQDDPVGPATYKIFGENNYMWASDFPHTDSTWPESRSWIAKDFAGVPEEVTRKIVFENAVKLYRMNLD; from the coding sequence ATGGCGAATCTTCGCGTTGTATCGGCAGACTCCCATATGATGGAGCCGGCTAACTTGTGGGTAGAACGGCTAGACAAGAAATTCAGAGATCGCGCCCCGAAGGTGGTGCAAAATCCCAAGAAGCCAGGTCTGATCTTTGTCGCGGAAGACATCGATCCTTTCCCGGTAGCAGGCGGCTTCGGTGCCGGTCGCTCCGGAGAAGAACTGAAAGACCATCTCAGCAAAGGTTACGAAGCAGCGCGCCCGAGTGGCTGGGACCCGGTTGAGCGGATCAAAGATCAAGAAATCGACGGTGTTGAAGCCGAAGTGCTCTACACCACGCTCGGCATGCCGCTGTTCGGTTTGAACGATCCAGACCTGCAACGCTCCTGCTTTGGCGTGTACAACGATTGGGTGTCGGAATTCTGCTCGCATAACCCCACACGACTGTACGGCATCTCGCTCATCTCGCTCGAAGATATCGATACCGGCATCAAAGAACTCGAACGCACCGCCAAGAACGGCATGCGTGGTGCTATGATCTGGGGTTCACCGCCGGAAGATAAGCCCTACGGTAGCCGGGAATACGACAAGTTCTGGCAGGCCGCCTCGGAACTGAAGATGCCGTTATCACTCCACGTCATCACCGGCAAGAGCAAAGAGAGCAAGGTCAACTTCGAACAGATCAGCACCTTCTACATGAACATCATCCACGAAGTGCAGCGCTCCCTGACCCAACTCATCTTCGGTGGCGTATTAGAACGCTTTCCGCAATTGACTATCGTCTCGGCCGAGAACGACACTGGCTGGTTCCCCCACTACATGTACCGTATGGATCACGCCTACGAGAAGTTCAACGCCATGGAAAAAAATCCCTTGCCGTTGAAGCCGAGCGAATACGTGCGTCGGCAAGTGTGGGCGACGTTCCAAGACGATCCGGTCGGTCCTGCGACCTACAAGATCTTCGGCGAGAACAACTACATGTGGGCCTCGGACTTCCCGCACACCGATTCGACGTGGCCAGAATCGCGTAGCTGGATCGCCAAGGACTTCGCTGGCGTGCCGGAAGAAGTGACGCGCAAGATCGTGTTCGAGAATGCTGTGAAGTTGTATCGGATGAATCTGGACTAG
- a CDS encoding glutaredoxin yields MVTTPLRTLSSRRCDMPTLEVYSRDWCPYCAKAKALLKSG; encoded by the coding sequence GTGGTGACCACGCCCCTACGAACGCTGTCTTCCAGGAGGTGCGATATGCCTACTCTGGAAGTGTATTCGAGAGACTGGTGTCCCTACTGTGCCAAGGCGAAGGCCCTGCTAAAGTCGGGGTGA
- a CDS encoding DUF72 domain-containing protein, with amino-acid sequence MSNRCFHLGCAVWSFKGWIGEFFPPHSRASDFLRLYSQRLTAVEGNTTFYAVPDSKTVARWREETPAGFKFCPKLPRDLTHQRLLQPAIDGAARFLELMQGLGDRLGPIFAQLPPSYGPPLLDDLMAFLQAWPYHHAPLALEVRHPDWFQEPHAARLNERLTQLGVGRVLLDTRPIYEGVDDPQIGSERRKPKLPLQPVVTAPFSLVRFISHPARAFNRQYLEEWTRHVTQWLRQGTHVYFFMHCPAEVHSPGTARMFQEMLEQSGVPVPHLPWNTLNTPPRQLSLFS; translated from the coding sequence ATCTCAAATCGTTGCTTCCATCTCGGCTGCGCCGTCTGGTCCTTCAAGGGCTGGATCGGAGAGTTTTTTCCGCCGCACAGCCGCGCCAGCGATTTTTTGCGCTTGTACAGCCAGCGCTTAACCGCAGTCGAAGGCAACACGACTTTCTATGCGGTGCCCGACAGCAAGACGGTAGCACGCTGGCGAGAAGAGACTCCGGCTGGATTCAAGTTTTGCCCAAAGCTGCCGCGCGACCTGACACACCAACGCTTGCTCCAACCGGCGATTGACGGCGCGGCTCGATTCCTAGAACTGATGCAAGGCTTGGGGGATCGACTCGGTCCCATTTTTGCGCAATTGCCACCGTCGTACGGTCCTCCCTTGCTTGACGATCTCATGGCATTTCTTCAGGCTTGGCCGTATCATCACGCTCCGCTCGCGCTCGAAGTGCGGCATCCGGACTGGTTTCAGGAGCCTCACGCCGCGCGCTTGAATGAGCGCCTCACTCAACTTGGGGTGGGGCGCGTTCTTCTCGACACGCGACCGATTTACGAGGGCGTAGACGATCCGCAGATCGGTTCGGAGCGACGCAAACCCAAACTCCCGTTGCAGCCAGTGGTCACGGCTCCATTCAGTCTCGTCCGTTTCATCAGTCACCCCGCCCGGGCCTTCAACCGACAGTATTTGGAGGAATGGACACGGCATGTCACGCAGTGGCTGCGACAAGGAACGCACGTCTATTTCTTCATGCACTGTCCGGCGGAGGTGCACTCTCCAGGCACGGCGCGAATGTTTCAGGAGATGCTGGAGCAAAGCGGCGTTCCGGTGCCGCACTTGCCTTGGAATACGTTGAACACTCCACCTCGGCAGCTCAGTCTTTTTTCGTAG